The following proteins come from a genomic window of Vallitaleaceae bacterium 9-2:
- a CDS encoding copper homeostasis protein CutC → MMDFILEACVDSVESAIEAKKGGAMRLELCSDLIVGGTSPSLALYELVKEATKMKVHVLIRPRAGDFCYSQYEFRRMCREVELFKHAGADGVVIGMLKPDGTLDMQHMQELIKIAGNMHITLHRAFDMSKNPYETLEQAKKLGIQTILTSGQQNHCIDGAQLLKELVELSADQIDIMVGSGVNENNIEELIDRTQAHTFHLSGKKRHDSPMVYRKEQVTMGSEYIDEYAYWVTDSEKIRKVYTSLENKLKKRI, encoded by the coding sequence ATGATGGATTTTATTTTGGAAGCATGTGTTGATTCAGTAGAATCGGCCATCGAAGCAAAAAAAGGCGGAGCCATGCGCCTAGAATTATGCAGTGATTTGATTGTTGGAGGAACGAGCCCTAGCTTGGCTCTATATGAGTTGGTTAAGGAAGCAACCAAGATGAAGGTACATGTATTAATTCGTCCGCGGGCAGGAGACTTTTGCTATAGTCAATACGAGTTTCGTCGGATGTGTCGTGAAGTCGAACTTTTCAAGCATGCCGGTGCAGATGGAGTGGTCATTGGAATGCTTAAACCGGATGGTACACTTGATATGCAGCATATGCAAGAGCTTATAAAAATAGCAGGCAATATGCACATTACGTTGCATCGAGCTTTTGACATGTCAAAAAATCCATATGAAACTCTTGAACAGGCAAAAAAACTTGGCATCCAGACTATTTTAACCTCCGGACAGCAAAACCATTGTATAGATGGAGCACAACTGCTTAAAGAGTTAGTGGAATTATCCGCCGATCAGATTGACATTATGGTTGGAAGCGGTGTTAATGAGAATAATATTGAAGAACTTATTGATCGAACCCAAGCCCATACCTTCCATTTGTCCGGGAAAAAACGTCATGACAGCCCAATGGTTTATCGCAAGGAACAAGTGACGATGGGAAGTGAATATATTGACGAATATGCCTACTGGGTGACGGATAGTGAAAAGATACGTAAAGTATATACGAGCTTAGAAAATAAATTGAAAAAAAGGATATAA
- a CDS encoding leucyl aminopeptidase: MYTILNQKIQIDCGMMPQKSINLDFMYSADGDNHRGDYLHLSRAFDNQCQTLMVGLGERDKLSTQRVKACVAKGMKALIQDKIKTCSIHVELLIKAYGVPVVDALVEGIMLGLYAPVSYKQTQEATEYDIFLYGFMEEMQDEVKQRITHAKNLVESIILTRNLVNMPSNYLTPITFAKIALELGQQEHFEVDVFDEEKIHELGMKAFLTVGSSGSQHTRLIIMRYYGNPLTKSTTALVGKGITCDTGGYCLKPSQSMLGIKGDMAGGATVLGVMCALAKNQVKANVIGVIPTCENRLSRESYVPGDVIGSMSGKTIEIINTDAEGRLILADSLTYVQQNEKVDRVVDIATLTGSVVSALGFSTAGILSNDHRFAQDFLEAAGASGEQYLQLPIYDEYRQLLESSIADIKNVGASYLGTITAGIFLENFIQQIPWIHVDIAGTAWVDTPVFEYQTKGATGSGVTTLYHLLKSTNK; the protein is encoded by the coding sequence ATGTATACAATATTAAACCAAAAGATACAAATAGATTGTGGTATGATGCCTCAAAAATCGATAAACCTTGATTTTATGTATTCAGCAGATGGAGATAATCACCGAGGAGATTATCTCCATCTCTCTAGAGCGTTTGACAATCAGTGTCAAACGCTCATGGTTGGACTTGGAGAACGTGACAAACTTAGTACACAACGCGTTAAGGCTTGTGTTGCCAAAGGGATGAAAGCCTTAATACAAGATAAAATTAAGACCTGCAGTATTCATGTTGAGCTTTTGATCAAAGCCTATGGAGTACCTGTCGTAGACGCCCTAGTTGAAGGAATTATGCTAGGGCTATACGCACCTGTATCCTATAAACAAACACAAGAAGCGACGGAGTATGATATTTTTCTATATGGTTTTATGGAGGAGATGCAAGATGAGGTAAAACAGCGCATCACCCATGCGAAGAATCTTGTGGAAAGCATCATATTGACTCGAAACCTAGTTAATATGCCGTCGAATTACTTGACACCGATTACATTTGCAAAGATAGCGCTAGAGCTTGGACAACAAGAGCACTTTGAAGTTGATGTCTTTGACGAAGAAAAGATTCATGAACTGGGTATGAAGGCATTTTTGACGGTAGGAAGTAGCGGAAGTCAACACACACGACTTATTATTATGCGCTATTATGGCAATCCCTTAACGAAGTCAACAACAGCACTTGTAGGTAAAGGAATTACCTGCGATACCGGAGGGTATTGCCTAAAACCCAGCCAATCCATGCTTGGCATCAAAGGGGATATGGCAGGGGGTGCAACAGTGCTTGGTGTAATGTGTGCATTAGCGAAAAACCAAGTCAAAGCGAATGTCATCGGTGTCATACCGACCTGTGAGAATCGATTATCACGGGAAAGTTATGTTCCGGGAGACGTGATTGGTTCTATGTCAGGCAAAACCATTGAGATCATTAACACAGATGCTGAAGGACGGTTGATTCTTGCAGATAGTTTGACCTATGTACAGCAAAATGAAAAAGTGGATCGTGTTGTGGATATTGCAACGTTAACAGGAAGTGTTGTCTCAGCACTTGGATTTTCTACCGCGGGGATTTTGTCCAATGATCATCGATTTGCACAAGACTTTTTAGAAGCGGCAGGCGCAAGTGGCGAACAATATCTGCAACTGCCAATCTATGATGAGTATCGTCAATTATTGGAAAGTAGTATTGCCGATATAAAAAATGTGGGCGCCTCCTATTTGGGGACAATTACCGCCGGTATTTTTTTGGAAAATTTTATTCAACAGATTCCATGGATTCACGTGGACATTGCAGGGACGGCCTGGGTGGATACACCTGTGTTTGAGTATCAAACAAAAGGGGCAACCGGAAGTGGTGTGACAACATTGTATCACTTATTGAAGTCTACAAACAAATGA
- a CDS encoding transglutaminase-like domain-containing protein, giving the protein MIFTPEQLRAIDHSFNTTMLKIGQQDHPIFNALQQCSQEEQHYLKYIYSCVPMSDWFNVEFEVFLSYVRHGMFLYENIGWCQQMPTDIFLDYVVFPRINNEKIEDCRPIFYERLIHHIKDKSMEAAVLDINYWCLENVTYKSTDERTSSPLTLLRTANGRCGEESTFTVTALRSVGIPARQVYVPRWSHCDDNHAWVEAWIDGRWHYLGACEPEQELDLGWFNAASARAMMIHSRLFMMNNQVEMVNHLHRYAKIKELNITVVDEYGQGIQGAKVEVEVLNYSEYFPIAKLHTNHLGRAKVMTGLGDVHLIAHKDNVYIGEAIATMYEENVTLIKNNRQHCKEYSGTYHFHAPLDAPQIYRPLSQEEKQVRRTKFDQSDGRRKAKVRQWTNEATQFLEEQHIQATQIVEGILESGENFGELKSFILDSDFEWEDKKMLLNSLCLKDYKDVTADMLKHHLRHALQYKALQERDVYGAYLLNPRVYYEELTAYRAFIDNYFTQEQKARFLEQPRRVYEYLRAHVQSVDDKAYDALYTNPLDILTYGIGSRMSQKIACVCIYRTLGIAAKLDAVTGEVHYWSDGRFIPLYEEKNIGELVLVNASQHRWEYFQNYTIARQEKGRYITLNYEQLAWEAGTYTHKLVPGKYRVLCSNRMPNGSLWVTQHYLQIQADEVKHLEITLESGNIQDMLKNITIPNFFLSDGDQTYEAADILHDEKAVVIWLEEGREPTEHILNELQAKEKEYRESNVPIIFILKNQQALENATLEKTLEVLPQIKVYYLYDESDVEDIARRIFVEPNKYPLTMVTENGLNVVYGFSGYNVGLSSLIMKILNR; this is encoded by the coding sequence ATGATTTTTACTCCAGAACAGTTAAGAGCTATTGATCATAGTTTTAATACAACAATGCTTAAAATAGGGCAACAAGACCACCCTATTTTTAATGCGCTACAACAGTGTAGTCAAGAAGAACAACATTATCTAAAATACATATATAGCTGTGTGCCAATGAGTGATTGGTTTAATGTTGAATTTGAGGTTTTTTTATCCTATGTCAGACACGGCATGTTTTTGTATGAAAATATTGGTTGGTGCCAACAGATGCCAACAGATATTTTTTTGGATTATGTGGTTTTTCCAAGAATCAATAATGAAAAAATTGAAGATTGCAGACCCATTTTTTATGAACGGCTTATACATCACATCAAAGACAAGTCAATGGAAGCAGCAGTATTGGATATAAATTATTGGTGTTTGGAAAATGTGACGTATAAGAGCACGGATGAACGTACATCCTCGCCATTAACTTTACTTCGAACCGCAAACGGTCGGTGTGGTGAAGAGTCTACATTTACGGTGACGGCCCTAAGAAGTGTGGGAATACCTGCACGACAGGTATATGTTCCTAGATGGTCCCATTGTGATGACAACCATGCATGGGTTGAGGCTTGGATTGATGGACGTTGGCACTACTTGGGAGCCTGTGAGCCGGAACAAGAGCTAGATCTTGGGTGGTTTAATGCGGCTTCGGCGCGTGCCATGATGATTCACAGTCGCCTGTTTATGATGAACAATCAAGTGGAGATGGTCAATCATCTGCATCGCTATGCAAAAATCAAAGAGCTTAATATAACCGTAGTTGATGAATACGGACAAGGGATTCAAGGTGCAAAAGTTGAAGTTGAAGTCTTAAATTATTCGGAATATTTTCCGATTGCAAAGCTTCATACCAATCATCTGGGACGAGCCAAGGTGATGACCGGACTAGGCGATGTACACCTTATTGCACATAAAGATAATGTATATATTGGTGAAGCAATTGCGACCATGTATGAAGAGAATGTGACTTTGATTAAAAATAATCGGCAACACTGTAAAGAATATAGTGGAACCTATCATTTTCATGCACCGCTGGATGCACCACAAATCTATAGACCTCTATCTCAAGAGGAAAAGCAGGTCAGACGTACAAAGTTTGATCAAAGTGACGGGCGTCGAAAAGCGAAGGTGAGACAATGGACGAACGAAGCCACACAGTTTTTGGAAGAACAGCACATACAAGCGACACAGATTGTTGAAGGAATCCTAGAAAGTGGGGAGAACTTTGGCGAACTAAAATCCTTTATTTTGGATTCGGATTTTGAGTGGGAAGATAAGAAGATGCTCCTTAATTCCTTGTGCTTAAAAGACTACAAAGATGTAACGGCAGATATGTTAAAACACCATTTACGTCATGCCCTTCAATATAAAGCTTTGCAAGAGAGGGATGTATATGGTGCCTATCTTTTAAATCCACGGGTTTATTATGAAGAGCTGACAGCATATCGGGCGTTTATTGACAACTATTTTACCCAAGAACAAAAAGCACGCTTTCTCGAGCAGCCTCGACGGGTCTATGAGTATCTTCGCGCCCACGTACAATCCGTTGATGACAAAGCCTATGATGCTCTATATACCAATCCTTTAGATATATTGACCTATGGCATTGGCAGTCGAATGTCACAAAAAATTGCTTGTGTATGTATTTACCGAACGCTAGGAATTGCGGCAAAATTGGATGCTGTTACAGGTGAGGTGCATTATTGGTCGGATGGAAGATTTATCCCATTATATGAAGAAAAAAATATAGGCGAGCTTGTCTTGGTCAATGCGAGTCAGCATCGGTGGGAATATTTTCAAAACTATACCATCGCTCGTCAAGAAAAAGGGCGATATATCACGCTAAATTATGAGCAGCTTGCTTGGGAGGCAGGAACTTATACCCATAAGCTTGTGCCAGGAAAATATAGAGTACTTTGCAGTAATCGTATGCCCAATGGCTCCCTGTGGGTTACACAGCACTATCTACAAATCCAAGCAGATGAAGTCAAGCATTTGGAGATTACGTTAGAGAGTGGGAATATACAAGACATGCTAAAAAATATTACTATTCCCAACTTTTTCCTATCCGATGGAGACCAAACATATGAAGCCGCAGATATTCTTCATGATGAAAAAGCTGTAGTTATATGGCTGGAAGAAGGACGTGAACCTACAGAACATATTTTAAATGAGCTACAAGCCAAAGAAAAAGAATATCGTGAAAGTAATGTACCTATTATCTTTATCTTAAAAAATCAACAAGCCCTTGAAAATGCGACATTAGAAAAAACTTTAGAGGTTTTACCGCAAATTAAAGTATATTATCTATATGATGAAAGCGATGTTGAAGACATTGCGCGAAGAATATTTGTTGAACCCAATAAATATCCACTGACGATGGTGACAGAAAACGGATTAAATGTAGTCTATGGTTTTAGTGGATATAATGTCGGCTTATCTTCTTTAATTATGAAAATACTCAATCGATAA